In Urechidicola croceus, a single window of DNA contains:
- a CDS encoding gliding motility protein RemB encodes MKKYFLTLSFIIFTICSIAQMEKYPVYEGCESLDNETLKNCFKTKVSEVVTANLNLPETVVNDNFKGNVNIVFYVKRDGTFEVLYVNTPYQELKDEISRVFSELPTVVPAKYNNHDVEMQFVLPITIPLGSVLTEETNDVTLNESISENDFAVNKNDDLDLIKTDSLELLEHHSQLNLPYTHQNYSNIDYYYNRRQNSHTAVKPYVYSEIEDYVDLDAQKSSLMINKSTWFGKKLLNEHMLQVQGKDYWFTMDPIVDLQVGKADDINTYNNTRGVLIQGGLGKKLSFSSTIYESQGRFAEYVNQYAESIKPAGGNPAIIPGRGIAKEFKTDSYDYPVAEGYLSYTPNKFLNLQFGHGKNFIGDGYRSMFMSNNASPYPFFKVNTKFWKIKYTNLWMWLRDVRPEVTEDGVFKQKFMATHYLSWNVSKKLNIGLFESVIWENSNDRGFDINYLNPIIFYRAIEFSTGSRGGNAVIGLSAKYKFNNKFSMYSQLLIDEFTTSEIAKGNGYWGNKNGFQIGAKYFNAFKVKNLYLQAEYNVARPYTYSHNEPILNYGHNNQSMAHTWGANFNEFVGIASYTKGRWYGTAKIVAGKKGFDIEGDATSYGGDIYRDYSDRNNDYGVDLGQGNTTNIFIGDLQVGYLVNPATNLKLFTGITFRNFNPETITTTFDKTNTTWFNVGLRTDLFDWTFDF; translated from the coding sequence ATGAAAAAATATTTCTTAACGCTATCCTTTATTATTTTCACAATTTGTTCAATTGCTCAAATGGAAAAATATCCAGTTTATGAAGGCTGCGAATCATTGGACAATGAAACATTAAAAAATTGTTTTAAAACCAAAGTTTCTGAAGTTGTAACTGCAAATTTAAATTTACCTGAAACTGTTGTTAATGATAATTTTAAAGGCAATGTGAATATTGTTTTTTATGTTAAAAGAGATGGAACATTTGAAGTATTGTATGTAAATACTCCATATCAAGAATTAAAGGATGAAATAAGTAGAGTTTTTTCAGAATTACCAACTGTAGTTCCTGCTAAATACAATAATCATGATGTAGAGATGCAGTTTGTGCTTCCTATTACAATTCCTCTTGGTTCTGTTTTAACTGAAGAAACAAATGATGTCACATTAAATGAATCGATTTCTGAAAATGATTTTGCTGTAAATAAAAATGATGATTTAGATTTAATAAAAACTGATTCATTAGAACTACTTGAGCACCATAGTCAATTAAACTTGCCATATACTCATCAAAACTATAGCAATATCGACTATTACTACAACAGAAGACAAAATTCGCATACTGCCGTTAAGCCGTATGTGTATAGTGAAATAGAAGATTATGTAGATTTGGATGCACAAAAATCAAGTTTGATGATAAATAAATCTACTTGGTTTGGCAAAAAACTATTAAATGAACACATGCTTCAAGTACAAGGAAAAGACTATTGGTTTACGATGGATCCTATTGTTGATTTACAAGTAGGAAAAGCAGATGACATCAATACTTATAATAATACACGAGGAGTTTTAATTCAAGGTGGTTTAGGTAAAAAGTTAAGTTTTTCTTCTACTATTTATGAAAGCCAAGGTCGTTTTGCAGAATATGTGAATCAATATGCAGAATCAATTAAACCAGCAGGTGGAAATCCAGCAATCATTCCTGGAAGAGGAATTGCCAAAGAATTCAAAACCGATTCATATGATTATCCTGTTGCAGAAGGTTACTTATCATACACACCAAATAAATTTTTAAATCTGCAATTTGGTCATGGTAAAAACTTTATAGGTGATGGATATAGATCAATGTTTATGTCAAACAATGCTTCACCTTACCCATTTTTTAAAGTGAATACCAAATTTTGGAAAATAAAATACACCAATCTTTGGATGTGGTTAAGAGATGTAAGACCAGAAGTTACTGAAGATGGAGTTTTCAAACAAAAGTTTATGGCTACTCATTATTTAAGTTGGAATGTATCAAAAAAACTGAATATTGGTTTATTTGAATCTGTTATTTGGGAAAATTCTAATGATAGAGGATTCGATATTAATTATTTAAATCCAATAATTTTTTATCGCGCTATTGAATTTTCAACAGGCTCAAGAGGTGGAAATGCTGTAATTGGACTAAGTGCCAAATATAAATTCAACAACAAGTTTTCAATGTATTCTCAATTATTGATTGACGAATTTACGACTAGTGAAATTGCCAAAGGAAATGGTTATTGGGGAAATAAAAACGGATTTCAAATTGGGGCAAAATATTTCAATGCTTTTAAAGTGAAAAATCTTTATTTACAGGCCGAATATAATGTTGCGAGACCATATACCTATTCTCACAATGAACCTATCTTAAACTATGGTCATAACAACCAATCAATGGCGCATACTTGGGGTGCAAACTTTAATGAATTTGTAGGAATTGCGAGTTATACGAAAGGTAGATGGTATGGAACTGCCAAAATAGTTGCTGGTAAAAAAGGATTTGATATTGAAGGAGATGCTACCAGTTATGGTGGTGATATTTACAGAGATTATTCTGATAGAAATAATGATTATGGTGTAGATTTAGGTCAAGGTAATACTACAAACATATTTATTGGAGATTTACAAGTTGGATATTTGGTAAATCCAGCAACAAATTTAAAATTGTTTACCGGAATTACTTTTAGAAATTTCAATCCAGAAACAATCACAACAACATTTGACAAGACCAATACTACTTGGTTTAATGTTGGTTTAAGAACTGATTTATTTGATTGGACTTTTGATTTTTAA
- a CDS encoding leucine-rich repeat domain-containing protein yields MKKLIYLMFLACLFSCLNPHIGFGDDILNADFVVVDNPIEEEPEEEEEVIIEPVFDCSQTVFLKSQAEVDAFGLEGCPEVENLWIEEIDGPIFNLHKLTSLVKINGFLSIQDTSISDFEGLQNVTQLNGSLLIEHNPELFVVFGLQNITRLTELSIINNEGLTSIFSLNGLTSLRNLTIRENNALTELEGLQNLKSVEQHILIQENNFLSNIYDLDNIINANNISIMGNDRLTDFCPLKNLLQSTNFTGDFITNFNGYNPTYEDVVTGNCSL; encoded by the coding sequence GTGAAAAAATTGATTTATTTAATGTTCTTAGCATGTTTATTTTCATGCTTAAATCCACATATAGGTTTTGGAGATGATATTTTGAATGCAGATTTTGTAGTTGTAGATAATCCAATTGAAGAAGAGCCAGAAGAAGAGGAGGAAGTTATTATTGAACCAGTTTTTGATTGTTCCCAAACTGTTTTTTTAAAATCACAAGCCGAAGTTGATGCCTTTGGATTAGAAGGCTGCCCAGAAGTAGAAAATTTGTGGATAGAAGAAATTGATGGACCCATTTTTAATTTACATAAGTTAACCTCTCTGGTTAAAATTAATGGTTTTTTGAGTATTCAAGATACTTCAATTTCAGACTTTGAAGGTTTACAAAATGTAACACAATTAAATGGTAGTTTATTAATTGAGCATAACCCAGAATTATTTGTGGTTTTTGGGCTACAAAACATAACACGACTTACTGAATTGTCAATAATCAATAATGAAGGATTAACCAGTATTTTTTCATTAAATGGATTGACCTCTCTTAGAAATTTAACTATTAGAGAGAATAATGCCCTAACAGAACTAGAAGGGTTACAAAATTTAAAAAGTGTTGAGCAACATATATTAATTCAAGAAAATAATTTTTTGTCAAATATCTATGATTTAGATAATATTATCAATGCAAATAATATAAGTATTATGGGAAATGATCGTTTGACTGATTTTTGTCCGCTTAAAAATTTATTGCAAAGCACAAACTTTACAGGAGATTTTATTACCAATTTTAATGGATACAACCCAACTTATGAAGATGTTGTTACAGGAAATTGTAGTCTTTAA
- a CDS encoding OmpA family protein → MKKLILIVSFICSIICYAQEENYSIKNLDVNTEYSDFGVSYFGDSTVIYSSSKRKRTIKKKTWSPNKQPFLELYRGTIDNVEILNSINFSKLINSKFHESNATFTKDLKTVYFSGDNYTKGKGVKRDTTGYVLVQLFMANVNDEGQWTNITKLPFNNDNYSSGHPTLNNKEDKLYFTSNMPGGYGMTDIYVVDIFADGTYGEPQNLGPQVNTKGKEMFPFIDENDVLYFSSDCQPYGFGELDIYATKQASTNEFYYPVNLGTPINSEKDDFAIVYQIGKNKGYFSSNREGGKGDDDIYAFEELTPVKFECHQTLKGTIQNSETNELLSKAKVSLFKDNELIEEFITTENGTFEFAIDCKSNYKITGSKNSFKSDSKEFSTLDQDKLTVTSKLNLIPPPPGPKIDEFTVVNGKVLIKINPIYFDLNKFDIRPDAALELEKVVAIMKKYPELIVEGGSHTDSRGSSKYNETLSARRAFSTVSYIVKRGISADRITSKGYGESELVNRCKNGIKCSKEEHQINRRTEFRIVNPVIIKSEI, encoded by the coding sequence ATGAAAAAACTAATTTTAATAGTATCCTTTATTTGTTCGATTATCTGTTATGCACAAGAAGAAAATTATAGCATTAAAAATCTTGATGTAAATACTGAATATTCAGATTTTGGAGTTTCTTATTTTGGTGATAGTACTGTAATTTATTCCTCTTCAAAAAGGAAAAGAACAATAAAGAAAAAAACTTGGAGTCCAAATAAACAACCATTTTTAGAATTATACAGAGGAACAATTGATAATGTAGAAATTTTAAATAGTATTAATTTTTCTAAATTAATTAATTCAAAGTTTCATGAGTCTAATGCAACATTTACGAAAGATTTAAAAACTGTTTATTTTTCAGGGGATAATTATACAAAAGGAAAAGGTGTAAAACGTGATACTACAGGATATGTTTTGGTACAATTATTTATGGCCAATGTTAATGATGAAGGACAATGGACCAATATTACAAAACTCCCATTTAATAATGATAATTACTCATCTGGTCATCCAACATTAAATAATAAAGAAGATAAATTATATTTCACTTCTAATATGCCCGGAGGCTATGGAATGACCGATATTTATGTTGTTGATATTTTTGCGGATGGTACGTATGGAGAACCACAAAATTTAGGACCTCAAGTAAATACAAAAGGAAAAGAGATGTTTCCTTTTATTGATGAGAATGATGTATTATATTTTTCTTCTGATTGCCAACCATATGGATTTGGTGAATTAGATATTTATGCAACAAAACAAGCAAGTACTAATGAGTTTTATTACCCAGTTAATTTAGGTACTCCAATTAATAGTGAGAAAGACGATTTTGCAATAGTATATCAAATAGGTAAAAATAAAGGTTATTTTTCTTCAAATAGAGAAGGTGGTAAAGGTGATGATGATATTTATGCATTTGAAGAATTGACTCCAGTAAAATTTGAATGCCACCAAACTCTAAAAGGTACTATACAAAATAGTGAAACTAACGAATTGCTATCAAAAGCTAAAGTAAGTCTATTTAAAGATAATGAATTAATTGAGGAGTTTATAACTACCGAAAACGGTACTTTTGAATTTGCTATAGATTGTAAGTCAAACTATAAAATTACAGGAAGTAAAAACTCTTTTAAATCTGATAGTAAAGAATTTTCAACTTTAGATCAAGATAAGTTGACAGTTACTTCTAAGTTAAATTTAATTCCACCACCTCCTGGACCAAAAATTGATGAATTTACAGTTGTAAATGGTAAAGTTCTTATTAAAATCAACCCAATTTATTTTGATTTAAATAAATTTGATATTCGACCTGATGCTGCATTAGAATTAGAAAAAGTGGTTGCTATTATGAAAAAATATCCAGAATTGATTGTTGAAGGAGGTTCACATACTGATAGTAGAGGAAGTTCGAAATATAACGAAACACTTTCTGCAAGAAGAGCATTCTCAACAGTAAGTTATATTGTTAAACGAGGAATTAGTGCCGATAGAATTACTTCTAAAGGATATGGTGAATCAGAACTAGTAAATCGTTGTAAGAATGGTATTAAATGTAGTAAAGAAGAACATCAAATCAACAGAAGAACAGAATTTAGAATTGTAAACCCCGTGATTATTAAAAGTGAAATTTAA
- a CDS encoding PorP/SprF family type IX secretion system membrane protein: protein MKKTKILFGILIFLSITSVFAQQDPQYTQYMYNQNVLNPAYAGSRGALNIGLLGRTQWVGVDGAPETFTLSLHAPVGNSVGLGLSVIHDEIGPASEDNVYADFSYTIHTSDEGNLAFGIKAGFTFLNVRSLLTNQEETYLNEPINKSSPNFGAGMFYYTEKFYAGLAIPNFLETRHLEKGDGIVSSASEKMHYFLTSGYVFELSNDLKLKPSFMVKAAVGAPVSIDLSANALISETFELGLSYRLDDSISGMLGFNVSEDLRIGYAYDYTTSNYGDFNSGSHEIMLLFDFNRRKIKSPRFF from the coding sequence ATGAAAAAAACAAAAATATTGTTTGGGATTTTAATCTTCTTGTCAATCACTTCGGTTTTTGCTCAACAGGATCCTCAATATACACAATATATGTATAACCAAAATGTTTTAAATCCAGCCTATGCTGGGTCAAGAGGAGCATTAAATATTGGTTTGTTAGGAAGAACTCAATGGGTCGGTGTAGATGGAGCACCAGAAACATTTACATTATCTCTTCATGCTCCAGTAGGAAACTCTGTAGGTTTAGGTCTATCAGTTATTCATGATGAAATTGGACCAGCAAGTGAAGATAATGTGTATGCAGATTTCTCATATACAATACATACTTCAGATGAAGGGAATTTGGCATTTGGTATTAAAGCCGGATTCACTTTTTTAAATGTAAGAAGTTTATTAACCAATCAAGAAGAAACCTATTTGAATGAACCAATAAATAAATCATCCCCTAATTTCGGTGCGGGTATGTTTTATTACACCGAAAAATTTTATGCAGGATTGGCAATTCCAAATTTTTTAGAAACAAGACATTTAGAAAAGGGTGATGGAATTGTAAGTTCAGCATCCGAAAAAATGCATTATTTCTTAACTTCAGGTTATGTATTTGAATTGTCTAATGATTTAAAATTGAAACCATCATTTATGGTAAAAGCAGCAGTAGGAGCACCAGTCTCAATTGATTTATCTGCAAATGCTTTAATTAGCGAAACGTTTGAATTAGGATTGAGTTATAGATTAGACGATTCAATAAGTGGAATGTTAGGGTTCAATGTTTCTGAAGATTTGAGAATAGGATATGCTTACGATTACACAACATCCAATTATGGTGACTTCAATTCTGGTTCACATGAAATTATGTTGCTATTTGATTTTAATAGAAGAAAAATTAAGAGTCCAAGATTCTTTTAG